The Manihot esculenta cultivar AM560-2 chromosome 1, M.esculenta_v8, whole genome shotgun sequence genome has a window encoding:
- the LOC110624978 gene encoding pentatricopeptide repeat-containing protein At1g26460, mitochondrial — MASQVAIFARRKSLIKTFSSIKSISTFTFLSQEPQLATEPTDSDPTTTAAPTPLPPNPATGSPLYHENWRSPIPNSPLGQSLIPLGFTQQHLASRLHSTYEHLDVNALLNVFADWMTSQRWSDIKQLFEFWIRSLDTNGKPNKPDVNLYNHYLRANLMIGATAGDLLDLVARMEEYALMPNTASFNLVLKAMHQARETEAAEKLLQRMELTGNESRPDDESYSLVIGMMFSTYRIDAALKYVDKSLKSGYMLSMRVFNDCVTSCVNKGRLDTLVSIIEKCKTMDQNKALCPPWNMCNVIAEAAVQADNNKLAYYALEFMAKWIVRGENARPPVILSVDEGLIISTLGTAGKTYSSTLLDASWEILRRSLREKKAPQPESYIAKIYTYASLGNLQKAFSTLREFEISHGSSDKAAEEEWFSPFTSLYPLVMACSKKGFETLDLVYFQLENLSRAESPYKSVAALNCIVLGCASIWDLDRAYQTFEAIGSSFGLTPDVHSYNALMYAFGRLKKTFEAARVFEHMVSLGIKPNSTSYALLVDAHIINRDVKTALSVIDEMVSVGFVPSKETLKKIRRRCVREMDYESDDRLDSVAKKFKIRMGSEIRRDTLFNLDYGTDFAG, encoded by the exons ATGGCGTCTCAAGTTGCCATTTTTGCTCGAAGGAAATCCCTAATCAAAACCTTTAGCTCCATCAAATCCATTTCCACCTTCACTTTCCTTTCTCAGGAACCCCAACTCGCCACTGAACCAACAGACTCCGATCCCACCACCACCGCTGCCCCTACTCCTCTACCTCCAAACCCAGCCACTGGTAGCCCTCTCTACCATGAGAACTGGCGCAGCCCAATCCCAAACTCACCACTTGGTCAGTCTCTAATCCCTCTCGGCTTCACCCAACAACACCTAGCCTCTCGCCTCCATTCCACATATGAACATCTCGACGTCAATGCTCTGTTGAATGTGTTCGCCGACTGGATGACCTCGCAGCGATGGTCAGATATAAAACAACTTTTTGAATTTTGGATACGGTCGCTGGACACAAATGGCAAGCCTAATAAGCCGGATGTCAATTTGTATAATCATTACCTGAGAGCGAATTTGATGATAGGAGCTACTGCTGGGGATTTGCTGGACTTGGTTGCTCGGATGGAGGAGTATGCCTTGATGCCTAACACAGCTTCCTTCAATTTGGTGCTCAAAGCTATGCATCAGGCCAGAGAGACTGAGGCTGCCGAGAAGTTGCTCCAAAG GATGGAGCTTACAGGGAATGAATCTCGGCCTGATGACGAGTCTTACAGTTTGGTCATTGGCATGATGTTCTCGACATACAGAATTGATGCTGCCTTGAAATATGTAGATAAGAGTTTGAAATCTGGTTATATGTTATCAATGAGAGTGTTTAATGATTGTGTAACTAGCTGTGTAAACAAAGGCCGACTGGATACTTTGGTGTCAATTATTGAGAAGTGCAAG ACAATGGATCAGAACAAAGCTCTCTGTCCACCTTGGAACATGTGCAACGTTATTGCAGAAGCTGCTGTACAAGCAGATAACAATAAGTTAGCATATTATGCCTTAGAATTTATGGCCAAATGGATTGTTAGAGGTGAGAATGCAAGGCCGCCTGTTATACTTTCTGTGGATGAAGGGCTGATCATATCCACACTTGGAACTGCTGGCAAGACCTATAGCTCCACTCTTTTGGATGCATCATGGGAAATTCTCCGCCGCTCATTGCGCGAAAAGAAGGCCCCGCAACCAGAATCTTATATTGCCAAAATATATACCTATGCATCTCTGGGGAATCTGCAGAAGGCTTTTAGTACTCTTCGTGAATTTGAGATTTCCCATGGGAGTTCTGACAAAGCAGCAGAAGAAGAATGGTTCTCACCATTTACTTCTTTATATCCATTGGTTATGGCATGCTCAAAGAAGGGTTTTGAGACTCTGGACTTG GTATATTTTCAGCTGGAGAATTTGAGCCGTGCAGAAAGTCCATACAAGTCTGTTGCTGCTCTTAATTGTATAGTTTTAGGCTGTGCAAGTATATGGGACCTTGACCGTGCTTATCAAACTTTTGAGGCAATTGGCTCATCTTTTGGATTGACTCCTGATGTTCATTCATACAATGCTCTGATGTATGCCTTTGGAAGGCTCAAGAAG ACATTTGAGGCTGCAAGGGTATTTGAGCACATGGTAAGCTTAGGAATCAAACCCAACTCAACATCATATGCATTGCTTGTTGATGCTCATATCATCAATCGTGATGTAAAAACTGCTCTCTCTGTAATTGATGAGATG GTGTCCGTAGGATTTGTACCCTCTAAGGAAACACTAAAGAAAATCAGAAGGCGCTGTGTCCGTGAGATGGACTATGAAAGTGATGATCGTCTGGACTCCGTGGCTAAAAAGTTCAAAATTCGAATGGGTTCTGAGATTCGTAGAGACACGCTGTTTAATCTTGATTATGGCACTGATTTTGCTGGATAG